One Fusarium poae strain DAOMC 252244 chromosome 4, whole genome shotgun sequence DNA window includes the following coding sequences:
- a CDS encoding hypothetical protein (BUSCO:54677at5125), whose amino-acid sequence MAPETPRAVSSRLLTMKFMQRAVASENSSPASETNSSKKRKTDHSSPAGRLDLNIDQATIQAALDAQETKRQEALEKHVGADTRWVLNNAFAGSKATSQAKTPMNVVYVGYGDIDSSNDSGDNEDALTAGRTSTNSFKKAINQARRLLWSNTRTCNADYEDENSDDADTPSHGLKRKPSTDSPSRSRSRSRSRPSHENSKAKEFRDKRKKKEVKLGRPTSISGGGISSGGGNQFSPAGGKPMTCYKCHQSGHKAVDCTKRG is encoded by the exons ATGGCGCCAGAAACACCGAGAGCGGTCTCTTCGAGGCTGCTTACCATGAAATTCATGCAACGAGCCGTGGCCTCAGAGAACTCATCTCCCGCTTCAGAAACAAATTCAtccaagaagagaaaaacgGATCACTCGTCGCCGGCGGGTCGCCTCGATCTGAACATCGACCAGGCTACGATTCAGGCCGCGCTAGATGCCCAAGAAACaaaacgtcaagaagctctgGAGAAGCATGTCGGCGCTGATACACGTTGGGTGCTGAACAACGCATTCGCTGGGTCAAAAGCTACCAGCCAAGCAAAAACACCCATGAATGTTGTTTATGTTGGTTATGGTGACATTGACTCTTCTAACGATTCAGGCGATAATGAAGATGCGTTGACCGCGGGGCGTACCTCGACAAATAGCTTCAAAAAGGCGATCAACCAGGCACGTCGATTACTTTGGTCAAATACAAGAACTTGCAACGCTGACTA TGAAGATGAGAACTCGGACGACGCAGATACACCATCACACGGACTGAAACGAAAGCCATCCACTGACAGTCCGAGCCGCTCACGTTCAAGGTCTCGGTCACGGCCCAGCCATGAAAATTCCAAGGCTAAAGAGTTCCGTGAtaagaggaaaaagaaggAAGTGAAGCTGGGAAGGCCAACATCGATTTCCGGGGGTGGCATCTCATCAGGGGGTGGTAATCAGTTCTCGCCCGCTGGTGGGAAACCCATGACTTGCTACAAGTGTCACCAGAGCGGCCATAAAGCCGTTGATTGCACTAAAAGGGGCTGA